In Hahella sp. KA22, one genomic interval encodes:
- a CDS encoding ATP-grasp domain-containing protein has protein sequence MKKAKVLVIGGGHIQLPLIEEGVKMGVEVFVVDDRDGIIDPALAERIQRVPFNRHDKKSIVEYASAHAFDAIVSAGSDRSIKLMAECAAQCGVNTYLSEESAALPLDKLRMAALLRAADLPAPRYDFVESYEQAASLAEALGYPVVVKPVDGTGQEGVGAAADPEQLKSVVKSAMNASVKSRAIIQEFVEGVEYSLSGFIYRGQIAPFIASYRGSPSRTEAGFGVALTKQYPTDLPAELLDQLRADMETALQQMGVDTAPFFAQVIVTSSHANQYRIIEVMPRIGGGEEARFVRAATGFNLAKATLLAALGWDFNVDDLVDAHGNNAVLLRFFTTENGVLKSIDGLDEAQSLEGVREVKIYPRIGDTVTSLNDSNDRAGYLMTVGATQAEAERVSALATAKVRLEVEAVVNDETARGHAPVINQADK, from the coding sequence GTGAAGAAAGCCAAGGTGCTGGTGATTGGGGGAGGGCATATACAGCTGCCGCTGATCGAGGAAGGCGTGAAGATGGGGGTTGAGGTGTTTGTGGTGGATGACAGGGATGGGATTATTGATCCGGCGCTTGCTGAGCGCATTCAGCGGGTTCCCTTTAACCGTCATGATAAGAAAAGCATTGTCGAGTACGCGTCTGCGCATGCGTTCGACGCCATCGTTTCCGCTGGCAGTGACCGTTCGATCAAACTGATGGCGGAGTGCGCCGCCCAATGTGGAGTAAACACCTATCTTTCAGAAGAATCCGCCGCGTTGCCTCTGGATAAATTGCGTATGGCTGCGCTGTTGAGAGCCGCTGATTTACCCGCTCCCCGCTATGACTTTGTCGAGTCCTATGAGCAGGCCGCCTCGCTGGCGGAAGCCTTGGGTTACCCCGTGGTGGTCAAGCCGGTTGACGGTACGGGACAGGAAGGCGTGGGAGCCGCCGCTGATCCAGAGCAGTTAAAATCGGTGGTTAAATCCGCCATGAACGCCTCCGTGAAATCGCGGGCGATTATTCAGGAGTTTGTGGAAGGCGTTGAATACAGCCTGAGTGGGTTTATCTACCGCGGTCAGATTGCTCCATTCATCGCCTCATATCGAGGCAGTCCGTCGCGGACGGAAGCGGGATTCGGCGTCGCTTTAACCAAACAATATCCGACGGATCTTCCGGCTGAATTACTCGATCAACTCAGAGCCGACATGGAAACCGCGCTGCAACAAATGGGCGTCGATACCGCGCCGTTTTTCGCCCAGGTGATCGTCACGTCCTCCCACGCAAACCAGTACCGCATCATCGAAGTCATGCCCAGAATCGGCGGCGGCGAAGAAGCCCGATTCGTTCGCGCCGCAACGGGATTTAACCTCGCCAAAGCAACCTTGCTGGCGGCTTTGGGTTGGGACTTCAACGTCGACGATCTGGTGGACGCCCACGGGAATAACGCCGTGCTGCTCAGGTTTTTCACCACCGAAAACGGCGTACTAAAAAGCATCGACGGCCTGGATGAGGCTCAGTCGCTGGAAGGCGTCAGGGAGGTAAAAATCTATCCCCGCATCGGTGACACAGTGACCTCTCTGAACGACAGCAATGACCGCGCCGGATACTTGATGACCGTGGGCGCAACTCAGGCGGAAGCAGAACGTGTGTCGGCGCTGGCGACGGCGAAGGTCAGGCTGGAAGTTGAGGCGGTAGTCAATGATGAAACTGCGCGCGGTCATGCTCCGGTTATTAATCAGGCAGACAAATAG
- a CDS encoding acyl carrier protein, producing MDVSARKKLVSEYLSKLAGKQDLDDSVDIFETGLVNSLAAIQLISFLEKNFRIKVEIDDLDNANFCSIQAVCHFLERKAVVNA from the coding sequence ATGGACGTATCTGCGCGTAAAAAATTAGTGTCTGAATACCTGAGTAAACTCGCTGGAAAACAGGATTTGGACGACTCAGTCGACATCTTCGAAACAGGTCTGGTTAACTCCCTGGCCGCTATCCAATTAATCTCCTTTCTCGAAAAAAACTTCAGAATCAAGGTTGAAATAGACGACCTTGATAACGCCAACTTTTGTAGTATTCAGGCTGTCTGTCATTTCTTGGAGAGAAAGGCGGTGGTAAATGCTTAA
- a CDS encoding DUF3365 domain-containing protein, whose translation MNRLSLIWKITLPVIVVFTLSVIAIYIYIPKAVEANAISEATASAEQVVQQFKTLRGYYTKNVVQKVLGNSGMKASFDHDKEKDAIPLPATMIHDLSKEFSQKGMTLKLYSAFPFPNRSERRLDSFGQAAWASLTKSPDTTFSQVDKDAKLGSIVRVAVADKMVAQACVSCHNTRADTPKNDWKLGDVRGVLEVDINIDGPLANGQALGSKIAVLLAVALLAVLGLTAFLYRMLAHRRINNIAIAMEEISGGGSDLTRRLDADGNDEISRIAAAFNNFVNDLSQTFTKIVALTRDVAASAKELSDITDQSNDDIHHQQRRHSSSATTTFIISNGRPKPLRRRSIKWPAR comes from the coding sequence ATGAACAGACTCTCTCTCATCTGGAAAATCACTCTTCCTGTTATTGTTGTTTTCACTTTATCCGTCATCGCAATCTACATTTATATCCCCAAAGCGGTTGAAGCCAACGCCATCAGCGAGGCCACCGCGTCGGCGGAGCAGGTTGTGCAGCAGTTCAAGACGTTGCGTGGTTACTACACCAAGAATGTGGTGCAGAAGGTGCTGGGGAATTCAGGTATGAAGGCGTCTTTTGACCATGATAAGGAGAAGGATGCGATCCCGTTGCCGGCGACCATGATTCACGACTTGAGCAAAGAGTTTTCACAAAAAGGCATGACGCTGAAACTGTACAGCGCCTTCCCGTTTCCCAACCGCTCCGAGCGGCGTCTGGATAGCTTTGGGCAGGCCGCCTGGGCCAGTCTGACGAAAAGTCCGGACACCACTTTTTCACAGGTGGACAAGGATGCAAAACTGGGGTCTATCGTGCGCGTTGCGGTGGCTGACAAGATGGTCGCGCAAGCCTGCGTCTCCTGTCACAACACCCGGGCGGATACGCCCAAAAATGACTGGAAACTGGGGGACGTCAGAGGCGTTCTGGAAGTGGATATCAATATTGACGGTCCGCTGGCCAATGGACAGGCGCTGGGCTCCAAAATAGCGGTTTTGCTGGCGGTGGCCCTGCTTGCAGTATTGGGACTCACCGCCTTCCTGTACCGCATGCTGGCGCACCGTCGCATTAATAACATCGCCATTGCGATGGAAGAAATTTCCGGCGGCGGCAGCGATCTCACGCGCAGGCTCGATGCGGACGGTAATGATGAAATCAGCCGTATCGCCGCCGCATTCAATAACTTTGTCAACGATCTGTCGCAGACCTTCACCAAGATTGTCGCCTTGACCCGCGACGTGGCGGCGTCCGCCAAAGAGCTGTCGGACATCACCGACCAGAGCAACGACGACATTCATCATCAGCAACGACGACATTCATCATCAGCAACGACGACATTCATCATCAGCAACGGCAGACCGAAACCGCTGCGGCGGCGGTCAATCAAATGGCCAGCACGGTGA
- a CDS encoding amino acid adenylation domain-containing protein — protein sequence MDTGRLITDFFEDTARDNPNPAIRWGKGETLSWCELHERALLLAQYLIDERDLRQGECVAIGLERSPAFVVAAYAVMLAGGVYFPLDAKTPVARMASMLQTAQCRVAFCSAAQAGQISQAGPDLALILAERLEDIYVSKPEIDAMRNAPRLQATDPAYLIFTSGTTGTPKGVLVNHGAFINRLQWHQQHSAMTASDIILQRTALTFDVSLWELFLPALNGASHYLLRPGLESFPRGIVAALQSENITVAHFVPSLLKPVLQELQPAETALRNVYVSGESLQASLVAQFQTQFGSRCLLTNLYGPTEAAIDVSYYDCDAPAPQAVPIGRPLTGCELYIVDPDTLALKGEAEHGEIAIGGLCLAEGYYQRRDLTEKAFVMHPQLQQRIYLTGDLGWREDGDLFFCQGRKDTQVKLRGLRIELGEIEHHLLSHPAINEAVVCVVEDEEGEQWLIAAIAASGDMLETQEMRQFLAAQMPAYMLPTRFWQTGKLPRSSSGKLNRKAIAETLREHFFAEAVA from the coding sequence ATGGACACTGGTCGACTTATTACTGATTTTTTCGAGGACACGGCGCGAGACAACCCCAACCCGGCGATACGCTGGGGCAAGGGGGAGACTTTATCCTGGTGCGAACTGCATGAGCGCGCGCTGCTACTGGCTCAATATCTGATTGATGAGCGTGACCTGCGCCAGGGTGAATGCGTCGCCATTGGCCTGGAGCGAAGTCCGGCGTTTGTGGTGGCGGCCTACGCCGTGATGCTTGCAGGCGGCGTGTATTTCCCTCTGGATGCGAAAACGCCCGTTGCGCGCATGGCTTCCATGCTGCAGACGGCGCAGTGTCGCGTTGCGTTTTGCAGCGCCGCCCAGGCTGGCCAGATTTCCCAGGCGGGACCGGATCTGGCGCTGATTCTGGCGGAGCGGCTGGAGGATATCTATGTATCCAAACCTGAAATAGACGCGATGCGGAACGCGCCGCGATTGCAGGCGACGGACCCGGCTTACCTGATCTTTACGTCAGGCACTACGGGAACCCCCAAAGGCGTGCTGGTCAATCACGGCGCCTTTATCAACCGACTGCAGTGGCACCAACAACACAGTGCGATGACAGCGTCGGACATCATTCTGCAACGCACCGCGCTGACCTTTGACGTATCTCTGTGGGAGCTTTTTCTGCCTGCGTTGAACGGCGCCAGCCACTATTTGCTGCGCCCAGGTCTGGAGTCATTTCCCCGAGGCATCGTGGCGGCGCTGCAAAGTGAAAACATCACCGTGGCGCACTTTGTCCCCAGTCTGCTCAAGCCGGTACTGCAAGAGTTGCAGCCTGCGGAGACCGCCCTGCGCAACGTTTATGTCAGCGGCGAATCGCTACAGGCCAGTCTGGTCGCCCAGTTTCAGACGCAGTTCGGCTCCCGCTGTCTGCTGACTAACTTGTATGGCCCCACGGAAGCCGCCATTGACGTGAGCTATTACGATTGTGACGCGCCCGCGCCGCAGGCGGTGCCGATCGGACGACCGCTGACCGGGTGCGAGTTATATATCGTCGACCCGGACACGCTGGCGTTGAAGGGCGAGGCGGAGCACGGGGAGATCGCTATCGGCGGACTCTGTCTGGCTGAAGGTTATTACCAGCGTCGGGACCTGACGGAGAAGGCGTTTGTCATGCATCCGCAACTGCAACAGCGCATTTACCTGACCGGCGACCTGGGATGGCGTGAAGATGGCGACCTGTTTTTCTGTCAGGGCCGTAAGGACACCCAGGTGAAATTGCGCGGGCTGCGTATCGAGCTGGGCGAAATAGAGCATCACCTGCTCAGTCATCCGGCGATTAACGAAGCCGTGGTCTGCGTGGTGGAGGACGAAGAGGGCGAACAATGGCTGATAGCCGCCATCGCGGCGAGCGGCGACATGCTAGAGACACAGGAAATGCGTCAGTTTCTCGCTGCGCAGATGCCCGCTTACATGTTGCCGACCCGATTCTGGCAAACCGGTAAATTGCCCCGGTCCAGCTCCGGCAAGCTCAACCGCAAGGCGATTGCGGAGACTCTGCGTGAGCACTTCTTCGCGGAGGCGGTAGCGTAA
- a CDS encoding acyl-CoA dehydrogenase family protein yields MLNRFLSPSQNQWLHAFEQFSADEVAPYADEWDLQEATPASVVKKLATNGWLGGLAKEESGGLGFDATTFGLLNMAIGAGSGSLTGLLNVHSMVLKTIEDWGTPEQKQQYLTPLVKGEIIGAFAQTEVGAGGDSKNLSTQFVDDGDALLVNGQKTWITFAQIADLFLVFGKYQGLDTAVLIPKETPGFTITAKKNMLGFKSAYLAVLDFVDVRIPKSHIIGKPGFGQNLISNSALDYGRISVAWAALGVQQAALAASARRANARSTFGALLADQGIIRGYLAEMSSSLLASQLICLSATKAKESRDEDALEQILQAKLFASHEAGTAAAKAVQIHGGHGCDESNGVSRLYRDAKILQVVEGSNELQKMLIGKEVCNRYSYSAV; encoded by the coding sequence ATGCTTAACCGTTTTCTATCGCCTTCTCAAAACCAGTGGCTGCACGCCTTCGAACAGTTCTCCGCCGATGAAGTCGCGCCTTATGCCGATGAGTGGGACCTGCAAGAGGCGACTCCCGCCTCGGTAGTGAAAAAACTCGCCACTAACGGCTGGCTGGGCGGCCTGGCGAAAGAGGAAAGCGGCGGACTTGGTTTCGACGCCACCACTTTCGGGCTTCTGAACATGGCGATCGGGGCGGGAAGCGGCTCATTGACGGGCTTGCTGAACGTCCACTCAATGGTGTTGAAAACCATTGAGGACTGGGGAACGCCGGAGCAAAAGCAACAGTATCTGACGCCGTTGGTGAAAGGCGAGATCATCGGCGCGTTTGCGCAAACCGAGGTCGGCGCCGGAGGCGACTCCAAGAATCTGTCGACGCAGTTTGTCGACGATGGCGACGCCTTGCTGGTCAACGGACAAAAGACCTGGATCACGTTCGCCCAGATCGCGGATCTGTTTCTGGTGTTCGGTAAATACCAGGGGCTGGACACCGCTGTTCTGATTCCCAAAGAAACGCCAGGATTCACCATCACCGCCAAGAAAAACATGCTTGGCTTCAAGAGCGCCTATCTGGCGGTGCTCGACTTTGTCGACGTGCGGATTCCCAAGTCTCACATCATCGGGAAACCCGGTTTCGGCCAGAACCTCATCTCCAATAGCGCTCTGGACTACGGCCGCATCAGCGTGGCCTGGGCGGCGCTGGGCGTTCAACAAGCGGCGCTGGCGGCCTCCGCGCGCAGAGCCAACGCCCGTTCCACCTTTGGTGCGCTGCTTGCGGACCAAGGCATCATTCGCGGCTACCTGGCGGAAATGTCCAGTAGTCTGCTTGCCTCCCAACTCATTTGCCTGTCAGCGACAAAAGCCAAGGAATCCCGGGACGAAGACGCCCTGGAGCAGATTCTTCAGGCCAAGCTTTTTGCATCACATGAAGCCGGTACGGCGGCGGCCAAAGCCGTCCAGATTCACGGCGGCCATGGCTGCGACGAGAGCAACGGCGTCAGCCGTCTCTATCGGGATGCGAAAATTTTGCAGGTTGTCGAAGGCAGCAATGAACTTCAAAAAATGCTGATCGGCAAGGAAGTATGTAATCGATACAGCTATAGCGCTGTATAG
- a CDS encoding methyl-accepting chemotaxis protein, with amino-acid sequence MASTVNHVAENASQSSSASASADEAAKQGLQVTQAASAAIAQVSESMQDAKEVVNKLNEDSKSIGAVLDVIRGIAEQTNLLALNAAIEAARAGEQGRGFAVVADEVRSLAQKTQASTEEIHHMIERLHSGAQAMVSVIEQASGKTAQSVEYAQRTSETINQVSEAIKVASEMSAQIAAAAREQHSVAEEINRNIVSINEVTGQSSDRALQVAKRAENLSALADELSTLTARFGA; translated from the coding sequence ATGGCCAGCACGGTGAATCATGTGGCGGAAAACGCATCGCAATCGTCATCGGCGTCCGCCAGCGCCGATGAAGCTGCCAAGCAGGGCCTGCAGGTTACTCAGGCGGCGTCGGCGGCGATTGCGCAAGTGTCCGAAAGCATGCAGGACGCCAAAGAAGTCGTGAACAAGCTGAACGAGGACAGCAAAAGCATCGGCGCCGTACTTGATGTCATTCGCGGTATCGCTGAGCAGACCAATCTACTGGCGTTGAACGCCGCCATCGAGGCCGCCAGAGCGGGCGAGCAAGGTCGGGGTTTCGCCGTGGTCGCCGATGAAGTGCGGAGTCTCGCGCAGAAAACCCAGGCGTCCACAGAAGAGATCCATCACATGATCGAACGACTCCACTCAGGGGCCCAGGCCATGGTGTCGGTGATCGAGCAGGCGTCGGGTAAAACCGCGCAATCCGTGGAATATGCGCAACGCACATCCGAAACCATCAATCAGGTGTCGGAAGCGATAAAAGTCGCCAGTGAAATGAGCGCGCAAATCGCCGCAGCCGCCCGGGAACAGCATTCCGTGGCGGAAGAAATCAATAGAAACATCGTGTCCATCAACGAAGTGACGGGGCAGTCCTCAGATCGAGCGCTGCAAGTCGCCAAGCGAGCGGAAAATCTCTCCGCTTTGGCGGATGAGCTGAGTACGCTGACCGCACGGTTTGGAGCATGA
- a CDS encoding AMP-binding protein, with protein MMNTLTFELSRSQQTVFKMEAFHLSGRRFYLGGVARLHGGLALERLAQAAEAVIQAEDVFRIGFVADASDALWRGVRHEAPWADVQKVDFSQHPDPEQAFSQWAERQLLLEEDLSRTPIRVFAVQYRDQQSGWFVKAHHAAADGAALALLMERLAAALEGDACGLVGSPAFSVMAEREQEYEASPRWSRDAQYWRSLFGESAPAAQQSGRQPIGDYRGGEARSRRVRLSLRADQNALLSRFRAGGGSVFRLFFAAVAYAQMVVEDGDGVLVQAPMLNRWSEDEKRAIAMAVAPVLVPVSRAAGETVADCYRVLRKGLQKALAHSRYAPGARWGDFASQDWKRVIPAFGVSYQTGAFQPSVSGAQVEIDHLQAVEALFATVHIHDRFEDGSIKLEADFRRQWSEPQCLAFMQTVVDYAMEAAADVMTAAEAMHQADKTETTFAPRVDGADAESTAPIGVRIRDAFQRYSNQILFSASPESDPIYYRQGWDWMRALREQLRQQRADDDRPVMILGRRTPATVLAYLACLIDNITVVPVCPTTPAARLLTIARNSGASLCLYVEPDQSLAESLELPLALLDMSVPLEWSSHQAPESSVWSATMAPTPDALTDAVQDKPAYILYTSGSTGEPKGVAISPVALAHYAVAATEAYAGERPFNTPLFTSFGFDLTQTSILVPVLSGGFMQPHEQDIRDNPELLRTLLADERLSGVKCTPSHLSLLTEHSVPRCQPLTFVVGGENLSEGLVRQALRVFPAASCVVNEYGPTEATVGCCIHTSHSSTVAAEDSAGVTPIGAPLGAARMSVRDARGEPMPQGFQGELWIGGPVLAEGYLNNSMQTDAKFVRSRRDGHRWYRSGDLGVLDAQGELHCLGRIDEEFKVRGYRIHPTEIEKAVESALAALGAEDRQGKIKALKIAAANASHTSDGAGENRELVALCSSEPIPHDNPDFLARLQDRLPDAWLPGLYCTVAPWPVNANGKVDMKALTAAAHNALAATLTPSRSIGAQDADAAQTYTLPEWLNDDFFAPIWPQGVDLKASFLALGGDSIKAIRLAALLAKQGVRVGAGELLSMSALGAVLEKACANGQTQHAGEAIAIGDVDANWITHLPSVRWMREQGFHYPDRLQQGVTLAAPSSLAPERIHAAVLAVQARHKIFALRTNADLSACHFESASTSLAVHELATGESLMARLRELQGAVSLQHQPSVHEIVCDPASNQNYLIWVCHHLICDVHSWIYLLDELDQALGDATIAGGEVEAGAFLWGKWLRDHGGEAPVTPCGDAAATAEPVRLTLTLSGADIQDMERRLKAERTQLLAAALMAALDEDNATPAQPALLFEHHGRVFSEANVPHEWDGALANAVGWFTGFHQVSLDPLAQGASAQLREIKSRCCDGRQNWLRHLGAQTQRVRPLLCINDIGRGLSGQWRHFTLTPSLSGGFRHPQERSVADFDLLVFDERESGAVSVELRLGVPGASETRAIQYLTQLNAGLSAWRDALLGEGDAISGAPSVLLPSDFPFCQLSQTELDLIINGAAV; from the coding sequence ATGATGAATACGCTGACATTTGAGTTGTCCCGGTCACAACAGACCGTTTTCAAGATGGAAGCCTTTCATTTGTCCGGGCGGCGGTTTTATCTGGGCGGCGTGGCGCGCCTGCACGGCGGTCTGGCGCTGGAGCGTCTGGCGCAGGCGGCTGAAGCGGTCATTCAGGCCGAGGATGTCTTTCGCATTGGCTTTGTCGCCGATGCGTCCGACGCGCTGTGGCGGGGCGTGCGTCATGAGGCGCCATGGGCGGACGTGCAAAAGGTGGATTTCAGCCAGCATCCTGATCCGGAACAGGCGTTCTCCCAGTGGGCCGAGCGTCAGCTGCTGCTGGAAGAGGATCTGTCGCGAACGCCGATCCGCGTCTTCGCCGTCCAGTATCGCGACCAACAATCCGGCTGGTTTGTGAAGGCCCACCACGCCGCTGCAGACGGAGCCGCACTGGCGTTATTAATGGAACGCCTGGCGGCGGCGCTGGAAGGCGACGCCTGTGGGCTGGTCGGGAGCCCTGCTTTTTCCGTCATGGCTGAGCGGGAACAGGAGTACGAAGCGTCTCCACGCTGGAGCAGGGACGCGCAATACTGGCGCAGCCTGTTCGGCGAATCCGCCCCCGCCGCTCAGCAAAGCGGCCGCCAGCCCATTGGCGACTACCGGGGCGGGGAGGCGCGCAGCCGGCGCGTGCGCTTGTCTTTACGCGCTGATCAAAATGCGTTGCTGAGTCGGTTCAGGGCTGGAGGCGGTTCCGTGTTCCGTCTGTTTTTCGCCGCCGTCGCCTATGCGCAGATGGTGGTGGAAGACGGCGACGGGGTCCTGGTGCAGGCGCCGATGCTGAACCGCTGGAGCGAGGACGAAAAACGCGCCATCGCCATGGCCGTGGCGCCGGTGCTGGTTCCGGTATCCCGCGCGGCGGGCGAGACCGTGGCGGACTGCTATCGCGTGCTGCGCAAGGGGCTGCAAAAAGCCCTGGCGCATTCCCGATACGCCCCCGGCGCGCGCTGGGGCGACTTCGCCTCACAAGACTGGAAACGGGTCATTCCTGCGTTCGGCGTGTCCTATCAGACCGGCGCGTTTCAGCCTTCCGTCTCTGGCGCCCAGGTGGAAATCGACCATTTGCAGGCGGTGGAAGCGCTGTTCGCCACCGTGCATATTCATGATCGCTTCGAAGATGGAAGCATCAAGCTGGAAGCGGATTTTCGTCGCCAGTGGTCGGAGCCTCAATGCCTCGCTTTTATGCAGACGGTGGTCGATTACGCGATGGAAGCGGCTGCGGACGTGATGACCGCCGCGGAGGCGATGCATCAAGCAGATAAGACAGAAACGACCTTCGCGCCGCGGGTTGATGGCGCCGACGCAGAGTCCACGGCGCCCATCGGCGTGCGCATCAGAGATGCTTTTCAGCGTTACTCCAACCAGATCCTGTTTAGCGCCAGCCCTGAAAGTGATCCCATTTATTACCGCCAGGGCTGGGACTGGATGCGCGCGCTACGTGAACAACTTCGTCAGCAACGCGCCGACGACGACCGACCCGTCATGATCCTTGGGCGCCGCACGCCGGCGACGGTGCTGGCGTATCTGGCGTGCCTGATCGATAACATCACCGTGGTTCCTGTTTGTCCCACGACGCCCGCGGCCAGGCTGTTAACTATCGCGCGAAATTCCGGGGCGTCTCTGTGCCTGTACGTAGAGCCTGATCAGAGTCTGGCGGAAAGCCTGGAGCTGCCGTTGGCGCTGCTGGACATGTCCGTTCCGCTGGAATGGTCGAGTCACCAGGCGCCAGAGTCATCGGTTTGGTCCGCAACAATGGCGCCGACGCCGGACGCCTTAACGGACGCAGTCCAGGATAAACCGGCTTATATCCTGTACACCTCAGGCTCGACGGGAGAGCCTAAAGGCGTGGCGATCTCTCCTGTGGCGCTGGCGCATTACGCCGTGGCGGCCACTGAGGCGTACGCCGGGGAACGACCGTTCAATACCCCGCTGTTCACCTCCTTTGGATTCGACCTCACCCAGACCAGCATTCTGGTTCCTGTCCTGTCCGGCGGGTTTATGCAGCCTCATGAACAGGATATTCGCGATAACCCCGAGTTGCTGCGGACGCTGCTGGCGGATGAGCGCCTGTCCGGGGTGAAATGCACGCCCTCCCATTTGTCTTTGCTCACCGAGCACAGCGTTCCGCGGTGCCAACCGCTGACCTTTGTAGTCGGCGGCGAAAACCTGTCCGAGGGACTGGTGCGTCAGGCGTTACGTGTTTTCCCGGCGGCTAGCTGCGTGGTGAATGAATACGGTCCTACGGAAGCAACGGTGGGCTGCTGCATTCATACAAGTCACAGTTCGACTGTAGCCGCTGAAGACAGCGCAGGCGTCACGCCCATTGGCGCGCCGCTTGGCGCTGCGCGGATGTCGGTGCGCGACGCCAGAGGCGAACCCATGCCGCAAGGATTTCAGGGCGAGTTATGGATAGGCGGCCCGGTGCTGGCGGAGGGTTACCTCAACAACTCCATGCAGACTGACGCCAAATTCGTGCGCAGTCGTCGGGACGGACATCGCTGGTATCGCTCCGGCGACCTGGGCGTGCTGGACGCCCAGGGGGAGCTGCACTGTCTCGGGCGCATCGACGAAGAATTCAAAGTGCGTGGTTACCGCATTCATCCCACGGAAATTGAAAAAGCAGTGGAAAGCGCGCTGGCGGCCCTCGGCGCGGAGGATCGCCAGGGCAAGATAAAAGCGCTGAAAATTGCCGCCGCCAACGCCTCGCATACATCGGACGGGGCAGGTGAGAACCGCGAGCTGGTGGCGCTGTGCAGCAGCGAACCGATCCCTCACGACAACCCGGATTTTCTGGCGCGCCTGCAGGACAGACTGCCCGACGCCTGGCTCCCCGGCCTGTACTGCACGGTGGCGCCCTGGCCGGTCAACGCCAACGGCAAAGTGGATATGAAGGCGCTGACGGCGGCGGCTCACAACGCCCTGGCGGCGACGCTGACGCCCTCGCGCAGCATTGGCGCTCAGGACGCCGACGCCGCACAAACCTATACCCTGCCTGAGTGGTTGAATGACGACTTTTTCGCGCCGATCTGGCCCCAGGGCGTGGACCTGAAGGCGTCGTTCCTGGCGCTGGGGGGCGACTCCATCAAAGCCATCCGCCTGGCGGCGCTGCTTGCGAAGCAGGGCGTCCGCGTCGGCGCAGGGGAGCTGTTGTCCATGTCCGCCCTGGGCGCCGTGCTGGAGAAAGCCTGCGCCAACGGTCAGACGCAGCATGCCGGCGAGGCCATCGCCATTGGGGACGTCGATGCGAACTGGATCACCCATCTGCCCAGCGTGCGCTGGATGCGGGAGCAAGGCTTTCACTATCCGGATCGCCTGCAACAGGGGGTGACCCTGGCGGCGCCGTCGTCGCTGGCGCCGGAGCGCATTCACGCCGCCGTTCTGGCGGTGCAGGCGCGCCATAAAATCTTTGCGCTGAGAACCAACGCCGACCTTAGCGCGTGTCACTTTGAGTCCGCCTCTACCTCGCTGGCCGTACATGAACTGGCGACAGGGGAGTCGCTCATGGCGCGGTTGCGTGAGTTGCAGGGCGCAGTCAGCCTGCAACATCAGCCCAGCGTTCACGAAATCGTTTGCGATCCTGCGTCGAACCAGAACTATCTGATCTGGGTGTGCCATCACCTGATTTGCGACGTGCATTCCTGGATTTATTTACTGGATGAACTGGATCAGGCCCTGGGCGACGCGACTATCGCCGGCGGAGAGGTGGAGGCCGGCGCGTTCCTGTGGGGGAAATGGCTGCGCGATCACGGCGGCGAAGCGCCGGTGACGCCCTGCGGGGATGCGGCGGCGACGGCGGAGCCGGTCAGGTTGACGCTGACGCTGTCGGGCGCGGACATTCAGGACATGGAGCGGCGGCTCAAGGCGGAGCGCACCCAGTTGCTCGCCGCCGCGCTGATGGCGGCGCTGGATGAAGACAACGCCACGCCGGCGCAGCCCGCGCTGCTGTTTGAACATCACGGTCGCGTTTTTTCGGAAGCGAACGTTCCCCACGAATGGGACGGCGCGCTGGCCAATGCGGTGGGCTGGTTCACCGGCTTCCATCAGGTGAGCCTTGATCCGCTTGCGCAAGGCGCGTCGGCGCAGTTGCGAGAGATCAAGTCCCGTTGTTGCGACGGACGCCAGAACTGGCTACGTCATCTGGGCGCGCAGACCCAGCGGGTCAGGCCTTTGCTCTGTATCAACGACATTGGGCGGGGACTGAGCGGGCAGTGGCGTCACTTCACGCTGACGCCGTCGTTGTCCGGGGGCTTCCGTCACCCGCAGGAACGCAGTGTGGCCGACTTCGACCTGCTGGTGTTTGACGAGCGCGAGTCCGGCGCGGTTAGCGTGGAGTTACGTCTAGGCGTTCCTGGCGCCAGCGAGACGCGCGCCATCCAGTATCTGACGCAACTGAACGCCGGACTGTCAGCCTGGCGCGACGCACTGCTGGGCGAGGGCGACGCGATTTCTGGCGCGCCGTCCGTCCTGCTTCCCTCGGATTTTCCCTTTTGCCAGCTCTCACAGACGGAGCTGGATCTCATCATTAACGGAGCCGCAGTATGA